A stretch of Pseudomonas sp. LS.1a DNA encodes these proteins:
- a CDS encoding lipocalin family protein, whose protein sequence is MRRLYLLMGVCLALLLGGCAGSVHDPLAPKTAGHIDLKRYQGKWYELARLPMRYQTGCEQSEAHYNLKLDGSLGVLNRCRTMGDEWLRAEGHASIQEPGHTDKLWVEFDNWFTKLVPGVARGEYWILYVDERYRTAVVGSPDRKHLWILSRTPTLPAWERENLMSRARQQGYDTSRLIWRASDQQIVKRH, encoded by the coding sequence ATGAGGCGTCTGTATCTGCTGATGGGGGTATGCCTGGCGTTGCTGCTTGGTGGTTGTGCCGGCTCCGTGCACGATCCGCTGGCGCCGAAGACCGCTGGCCACATCGACCTCAAGCGCTACCAGGGCAAATGGTACGAGCTGGCGCGCCTGCCCATGCGCTACCAGACCGGCTGCGAACAGTCCGAGGCGCATTACAACCTCAAACTGGATGGTAGCCTCGGCGTGCTCAACCGCTGCCGTACCATGGGTGACGAATGGCTGCGCGCCGAAGGGCATGCGAGCATCCAGGAGCCGGGGCACACTGACAAGTTGTGGGTCGAGTTCGACAACTGGTTCACCAAGCTGGTGCCAGGTGTGGCCAGGGGCGAGTACTGGATTCTGTATGTGGATGAACGCTACCGCACGGCGGTGGTCGGCAGCCCGGATCGCAAGCACTTGTGGATCCTTTCGCGTACGCCGACGCTACCGGCCTGGGAGCGCGAGAACCTGATGTCCAGAGCACGGCAACAGGGGTATGACACCAGCCGCCTGATCTGGCGCGCGTCGGACCAGCAGATCGTCAAGAGGCACTGA